In a single window of the Zea mays cultivar B73 chromosome 5, Zm-B73-REFERENCE-NAM-5.0, whole genome shotgun sequence genome:
- the LOC100193418 gene encoding uncharacterized protein LOC100193418, protein MAAYFNHSSSYPPPPPPPGTSPYGAYRHAYPPAPAPPAAYGAYYDRAEQALPARDEVRTLFIAGLPADAKPREVYNLFRDFPGYVSSHLRTGKSSQAYAFAVFADQQSALAALSATNGMVFDLEKNCSLHVDLAKSNSRSKRLRSDDTSPYSPEKRNRKPRGFPDSGAGSNIYISGMGSTSHSLSGYPSAQSYTSLESSASLSKDPSTFAPQNNPPCPTLFVANLAPACSEQQLIDVFSSCAGFVKLKMQNKLGAPVAFVDFKDAISSTEAINRLQGVILYSSSGEGMRLEYAKSRMGLRKRDKHP, encoded by the exons ATGGCCGCGTACTTCAACCACTCCTCGTCCTAcccgccgccgcctcccccgCCGGGCACTTCCCCGTACGGCGCGTACCGCCACGCCTACCCGCCGGCGCCGGCACCCCCGGCCGCTTACGGCGCCTACTACGACCGCGCAGAGCAGGCCCTCCCGGCGCGGGACGAGGTCCGCACCCTCTTCATCGCTGGCCTCCCCGCCGACGCCAAGCCGCGCGAAGTCTACAACCTCTTCCGCGATTTCCCCGGATACGTCTCCTCCCACCTCCGCACGGGCAAATCCTCTCAG GCGTATGCGTTTGCTGTGTTTGCAGATCAACAGTCTGCACTAGCTGCCTTGAGTGCCACAAAT GGAATGGTATTTGATCTTGAGAAAAATTGTTCTCTTCATGTAGATCTCGCAAAATCCAATTCCAGATCAAAGCGCTTGAGATCAG ATGATACTTCACCTTATTCTCCTGAAAAAAGAAATAGGAAACCAAGGGGATTTCCTGATTCAG GTGCTGGAAGCAATATTTACATATCTGGAATGGGTAGTACTTCACACAGCTTGAGTGGTTATCCTTCTGCACAAAG TTACACAAGCCTTGAGTCTAGTGCTTCTCTCAGCAAG GACCCATCCACATTTGCCCCTCAAAATAATCCTCCATGCCCTACTCTTTTTGTTGCGAACCTGGCTCCAGCTTGTTCAGAGCAACAGCTGATAGATGTTTTCTCAAG TTGTGCGGGATTTGTGAAACTCAAGATGCAAAACAAGCTTGGAGCTCCAGTTGCATTTGTTGATTTCAAG GATGCAATCAGTTCAACTGAAGCCATAAATCGTCTCCAAGGAGTTATCCTGTACTCATCATCTGGCGAGGGAATGCGTTTAGA ATATGCAAAATCACGGATGGGCCTTCGGAAGCGTGATAAGCACCCCTAA